A portion of the Macaca mulatta isolate MMU2019108-1 chromosome 4, T2T-MMU8v2.0, whole genome shotgun sequence genome contains these proteins:
- the LOC144340631 gene encoding uncharacterized protein LOC144340631, with protein MHGTLRRSTSPPFPCLPLTPRPPHASPRHCLRVYLQPGCWNGPLDLLEVVVPRLQNGYGHGSWELQFPACPAKPVTQLPSLLLAPSPSPAVPTNAWTCPACDTARGWLGIGPRSVWSASEELPTPAPLRPLGPGPPPLAAAGPLPARPAPTRGANRLWNRGIARVRPGAAGEGREASPGKASERGGEGGGVREGLEPVLRKTGPRTKRNPRCELVDRRRLLLVPCSRCHLRTAPRVCVQSVLRAPRVVRGHSSPRPAAAHAPTRGVGGGQGSPSVRATPPHARARHAAPRSRTRFRPTRLGDVADGPGVKPWRLPPEKR; from the exons ATGCATGGCACGCTCCGTCGCTCCACCTCACCCCCTTTCCCCTGCCTGCCGCTCACCCCACGACCGCCCCACGCCAGCCCCCGCCACTGCCTTCGCGTCTACCTGCAGCCGGGCTGCTGG AATGGTCCCCTTGATCTTCTGGAAGTTGTAGTCCCCCGACTACAAAATGGCTATGGCCACGGAAGCTGGGAACTACAATTCCCAGCCTGCCCCGCAAAGCCTGTCACTCaactcccctccctcctcctcgcCCCCTCCCCCTCACCGGCCGTGCCAACAAACGCTTGGACGTGTCCCGCGTGCGACACTGCTAGAGGCTGGCTCGGGATTGGCCCGCGGAGCGTGTGGTCCGCGAGCGAGGAACTCCCCACGCCGGCCCCCCTCCGTCCCCTGGGCCCCGGCCCCCCTCCCCTGGCGGCCGCCGGCCCCCTCCCCGcgcgccccgcccccacccgcggcGCGAACCGCCTGTGGAATCGAGGAATCGCGCGCGTGCGGCCCGGAGCCGCGGGGGAGGGACGCGAGGCTTCCCCGGGGAAGGCCTCGGAGCGTGGCGGCGAGGGGGGCGGTGTCAGGGAGGGGTTGGAGCCCGTCCTAAGGAAAACTGGGCCACGCACCAAGAGGAATCCTCGGTGCGAACTAGTTGATCGGCGGCGCCTGCTGCTTGTGCCGTGCAGCCGGTGTCACCTCAGGACAGCGCCTCGCGTCTGTGTACAGAGCGTGCTGCGGGCGCCTAGGGTAGTCCGAGGTCACTCCTCTCCGCGCCCCGCAGCCGCGCACGCCCCCACGCGCGGGGTGGGCGGTGGCCAGGGGTCGCCGAGTGTAAGGGCCACGCCCCCCCACGCCCGAGCTCGGCACGCGGCCCCTCGGTCACGAACGCGTTTCCGCCCGACCCGCTTGGGGGACGTTGCTGATGGCCCAGGAGTGAAGCCCTGGCGGCTGCCTCCTGAGAAAAGATAG